The genomic segment CGCGCAGCGGGGCCACCGACCGCGATCTCGCCGAGATCGCGGCACGCAACCGCGCCGCGGGCGCGAAGAACGCCTGCGCCCAGCTGCGCGAGGCGGTGCCGGCGGCGACGCTCGCCGCCACACCCTGGGTGGTCGAGCCGCTCCGCCGCGGCTACCTCCCGCCCTACGGCGACAGCGCCGTCTGTCTCGTCCTTGCCGCCGAGGGGAAGGCGGAGCGGATGTGCGACCGGCCGGCGTGGGTGCACGGCGTCGACCAGCGCATCGAGATGCAGACGCTCGGCGCGCGCGACGTCTCGCGCAGCGCCGGCGCGCGGCTCGCGGCCGAGCGAGCGCTCGCCATGGCGGGCCTCGCGAGCGCCAACGAGGTCGACGTCATCGAGCTGTGTGCCACGAATCCTGCCGAGGAGCTCATTCTATGCGAGGCCATCGGCGTCGACGCGGCAGCGGCGACGCCGAAGAAGAATCCCTCTGGCGGCCCGCTCTGCGGCCACCCGCTCATGATGACGGGCCTCATCCGCCTGGGCGAGGCGTTCCGGCAGCTGAGTGGCCGCGCGGGCACCCACGCGGTGCCGAACGTGCGGAGAGTGATCGCGCACGCTGCGCAGGGCCACTGCCTGCAGCAGAACCTCTTCTTCGTGCTGGGCAGCGAGCGGAGGTGGACGTGAAACGCCCGGTCGCGGTGGTCGGCGTCGGGCAGACGCATCACGCCTCGCGCCGGAGCGACCTCAGCATCCCGGGCCTGGTGCGCGAGGCGGTGGACCGCGCGCTGGCCGACGCGGGCCTCGACTACGGCGACATCGACGCCGTCGTCATGGGCAAGGCGCCGGACCAGCTGGAAGGCGTCATGCAGCCCGAGCAGTTCCTGGCCGGCGCGCTCGGCGCGCACTTGAAGCCGCTCATCCGCGTGCACACCGCGGGCTCGGTCGGCGCCTCGACCGCGCTCGCCGCGGTGACCCACGTCGCCTCGGGCCTCTTCGAGCGCGTGCTGACCGTCGCCTGGGAGAAGCAGTCCGAGGGCAACGCCATGTGGGCGCTCTCGCCGAACCTGCCCTTCACCCCGCCGCTGGTCGCGGGCGCGGGCGGCTTCTTCGCGCCCTACTGCCGCGCCTACATGACGCGCACGGGCTGCCCGCCCCACATCGGCCCGCTGGTCGCCGCCAACGCGCGCGCCAACGCGGCGCGGAACGAGTACGCGCACCTCCGCGAGCCGATGACGGTCGAGGACGTGCTCCAGTCGCCCGTGCTGTGGGACCCGATCCGCTACCTCGAGACGTGCCCGTCCTCCGACGGCGCCTGCGCGCTCGTCGTCGCCTCCGAGGAGCAGGCGAAGAAGGGGCCGCGGAAGCCGGCCTGGGTGAAGGCCGGCTACTCCTACGCCGAGGCGATGTGGGTGCCGGGACGCGACCAGGTGAGCCCGCAGGCGGGACGCCTCTGCGCCCGGAAGGTGTACGAGAAAGCCGGGATCAGGAATCCGTGGAAGGAGATCCAGACGGTCGAGATGTACGTCCCCTTCGCCTGGTTCGAGCCCATGTGGCTCGAGAACCTGGACTTCTGCGACACGGGCGAGGGCTGGAAGATCGTCGAGCGCGGCGAGCAGAAGATGGGCGCGCATCTCCCGGTGAACCCCTCGGGCGGCGTGCTGTGCACGAACCCGATCGGCGCCTCGGGGATGCTGCGGCTGGGCGAGGCCGCCCTCCAGGTGATGGAGCGCGCCGGCGAGCACCAGGTGGAGGGTGTCAAGAACGCGCTCGGCCACGCCTACGGCGGCGGCGCGCAGTACTTCGCGATGTGGCTGGTGAGCGATGCCCTCTGAGCCCGCCGTCCTTTACGCCAAGCGCGACGGCGTCGCGACCGTCACCATGAACCGCCCCGAGGTGCGGAACGCGATCAACGCCGAGATGCTCTGCCGCCTGGCCGACGTGTGGCAGGACATCAACGACGACGCGTCGATCCGCGCCGTGATCTTCACCGGCACGGGGGAGCAGGCGTTCTGCGCCGGCGCCGATCTCGACCGCCTCGT from the Deltaproteobacteria bacterium genome contains:
- a CDS encoding lipid-transfer protein, whose amino-acid sequence is MSRLRNIAVVAFSQAPIVARDEHRVASEILYPEVRSALDQCDVERAAIDYQVAGSSDYIDGRPFGFVTALDVMGSWPAKQDLHLEMDAAFAAYYAWVRMQAGDCDTALVCGYGKNSEGEPERVLNLELDPYYQAPLGLGPSATAALQASAYMARSGATDRDLAEIAARNRAAGAKNACAQLREAVPAATLAATPWVVEPLRRGYLPPYGDSAVCLVLAAEGKAERMCDRPAWVHGVDQRIEMQTLGARDVSRSAGARLAAERALAMAGLASANEVDVIELCATNPAEELILCEAIGVDAAAATPKKNPSGGPLCGHPLMMTGLIRLGEAFRQLSGRAGTHAVPNVRRVIAHAAQGHCLQQNLFFVLGSERRWT
- a CDS encoding thiolase domain-containing protein, with translation MKRPVAVVGVGQTHHASRRSDLSIPGLVREAVDRALADAGLDYGDIDAVVMGKAPDQLEGVMQPEQFLAGALGAHLKPLIRVHTAGSVGASTALAAVTHVASGLFERVLTVAWEKQSEGNAMWALSPNLPFTPPLVAGAGGFFAPYCRAYMTRTGCPPHIGPLVAANARANAARNEYAHLREPMTVEDVLQSPVLWDPIRYLETCPSSDGACALVVASEEQAKKGPRKPAWVKAGYSYAEAMWVPGRDQVSPQAGRLCARKVYEKAGIRNPWKEIQTVEMYVPFAWFEPMWLENLDFCDTGEGWKIVERGEQKMGAHLPVNPSGGVLCTNPIGASGMLRLGEAALQVMERAGEHQVEGVKNALGHAYGGGAQYFAMWLVSDAL